The following are encoded together in the Strix aluco isolate bStrAlu1 chromosome 13, bStrAlu1.hap1, whole genome shotgun sequence genome:
- the DUSP1 gene encoding dual specificity protein phosphatase 1: MVNLRVCALECEALRGLLQERAAQCLVLDCRSFFSFNAAHIRGSCNVRLSTIVRRRAKGALALEHVVPNEELRARLRQGLLHTVVLLDERSADLELPKRDSTLLLALGTLCREARGARICFLKGGYEAFSSACSELCTKPAAPTGLSLPLSASSAPGSADSGCSSCGTPLYDQGGPVEILPFLYLGSAYHASRKDMLDALGITALINVSANCPNHFEGHYQYKSIPVEDNHKADISSWFNEAIDFIDSVKNDGGRVFVHCQAGISRSATICLAYLMRTNRVKLDEAFEFVKQRRSIISPNFSFMGQLLQFESQVLAPNCSAEAGSPAMSVLDRGASTTTVFNFPVSIPVHTSSSALSYLQSPITTSPSC; this comes from the exons ATGGTGAACCTGCGGGTGTGCGCGCTGGAGTGCGAGGCGCTGCGGGGGCTGCTGCAGGAGCGCGCCGCGCAGTGCCTCGTCCTCGACTGCCGCTCCTTCTTCTCCTTCAACGCCGCGCACATCCGCGGCTCCTGCAACGTGCGCCTCAGCACCATCGTCCGCCGCCGCGCCAAGGGCGCCCTGGCGCTGGAGCACGTCGTCCCCAACGAGGAGCTGCGCGCCCGCCTGCGCCAGGGGCTGTTGCACACCGTGGTGCTGCTGGACGAGCGCAGCGCCGACCTGGAGCTGCCCAAGCGCGACAGCACGCTGCTGCTGGCCCTCGGTACCCTCTGCAGGGAGGCCCGCGGCGCCCGCATCTGCTTCCTCAAGG GAGGTTACGAAGCTTTCTCGTCCGCCTGCTCCGAGCTCTGCACCAAGCCGGCCGCCCCCACCGGCCTCAGCCTGCCCCTCAGCGCCAGCAGCGCGCCCGGCAGCGCCGACTCGGGGTGCAGCTCCTGCGGCACCCCCCTCTACGACCAG GGCGGGCCCGTGGAAATCCTGCCGTTCCTCTACTTGGGCAGCGCTTACCATGCCTCCCGAAAAGACATGCTGGACGCTTTGGGGATCACGGCATTAATCAACGTCTCGGCAAACTGTCCCAACCACTTCGAAGGGCACTACCAGTATAAAAGTATCCCTGTGGAGGACAACCACAAGGCAGATATCAGCTCCTGGTTTAACGAGGCGATTGATTTCATAG aCTCAGTTAAAAATGATGGAGGAAGGGTATTTGTGCACTGCCAGGCTGGCATTTCCCGGTCAGCAACCATCTGCCTTGCTTATCTCATGAGGACCAACAGAGTCAAACTGGATGAAGCCTTTGAGTTTGTGAAGCAGAGAAGAAGCATCATTTCCCCAAACTTCAGCTTCATGGGGCAGCTGCTTCAGTTTGAGTCGCAGGTCCTTGCCCCCAACTGCTCAGCGGAAGCTGGGAGCCCCGCTATGTCAGTATTGGACAGAGGAGCCTCGACCACCACTGTCTTTAACTTTCCAGTCTCCATCCCTGTTCACACCTCGTCCAGTGCTTTAAGCTATCTTCAGAGCCCCATCACCACTTCCCCGAGCTGCTGA